The bacterium DNA window CGCCGAAAAAGAAAAATTCAACCAGACCGTTCTCGGCTTCATCGGCCGCCATGACGCCGCCTGAGGGCGGAGCGCCAGAGAGATGACCGCGACCTTGGGCAAACGGAAACACCGTTCATGAAACACATCATCATCGGAACTGCCGGCCACATCGATCACGGGAAAACCTCGCTCGTCCGCGCTCTGACCGGCACCGACACCGACCGCCTCAAGGAAGAGAAAGAGCGCGGCATCACTATCGAGCTCGGCTTCGCCCAGCTCGACCTCGGCGAAATTCACGCGGGGGTGGTGGACGTTCCCGGCCATGAACGATTCATCAAGAACATGCTCGCCGGCGCGGGGGGCATCGATCTCGTCATGCTGGTCGTCGCCTCGGACGAGGGGGTGATGCCCCAGACCCGGGAGCATCTGGCCATCTGCCGCCTGCTCGGCGTTAAAACGGGCCTCATCGCAATGACGAAGACCGACATGGTGGACGCCGAATGGACGGAACTCGTCCGGGACGATCTCGCCGAATTCGTCAAGGGAACCTTCCTGGAGAAACGGCCGGTCGTTCCGGTTTCGGCCCAGACCGGCGCGGGCCTTGACGATATCCGCCGGGTGATCGCCGAACTCGCCGAGGAGATGAACCCCAAGAGCGACGCCGGCATCTTCCGCCTCCCCATTGACCGGGTCTTCACCATGCGCGGCTTCGGCGCCGTCGTGACGGGAACTCTCTTCAGCGGCAGCGTGGCGGTCGGCGATCAGGTGGTGGTCTATCCGGGCGGCCGTGAGGTCCGCGTCCGCGGACTCCAGGCCCACGGCGAGACGGTGGAGCGCGCCGGGGCGGGAACCCGGACGGCGGTCAACTTACAGGGGGTGGACCGCGAGGAGGTCCTCCGCGGGGATGTGCTCGGCCACCCCGGCGAGTTGAAGCCCACCTACATGCTCGACCTTAAGCTCGAGCACTTAGAGGATGCCCCCCGCCCGCTCAAAAACCGCGACCGCGTGCGTTTTCACGCGGGCACCTCCGAAATCATGGGGCGTCTTTCGATCATCGGCGGGGATACCATTGAGCCCGGCGGGAGCGGATATGCCCAGATCCGGCTCGAGTCGCCGGTCGCCCTTCTTCCGCGCGATCGGTTCGTCATCCGGAGCTACTCGCCGATGATCACCATCGGCGGCGGCGAGATTCTCGACGTGATGCCGCAGAAGCACCGCCGCCTTCGCCCCGCCTCCATCGCGCTGCTCGAAAGCCTGGCCGGCACTGACGAAATCGGACGCCTCAAGACGCTCCTCGGGCTCACGGGCGGAGCGGGCGCCGATGTGCGCGCCCTCATGGGCTGCCTGACGCTGACGCGGAAAGAATTGTTCCGGGAGCTCGAAGCGCTGGCGGAGCGGGGGGAGGTGCGCATCATCGACAAGGAAACGGGTCTTGCCCTCACGAGCGAAAGCTTCCGCGCCCTTCAGGAGAACATTCGAAAGACGCTGGCAAACTACCACAGAACCAACCCCCTCCGGCCGGGCGCGCCCCGCGAGGAGGTCCGGGGAAAAGCCGGCGGCGCGCGGGAGGGCGTCTTCGGGGCGGCGCTCGCGGAACTGGCCGCCGGCGGGGAGGTCCGGGAGGAAGGGGCCACGCTGCGCCTCGCCTCGCACGAGGTGCAGGTCGGCGGGGAACTCGCCAAGGTGAAGGACAAGCTCGCCGAAGCGTTCCGCGCGGCGCGCTTTCAGCCGCCGGCGATGGAGGAAGCCTTCGGGGCGGCGGGCGCCAAGGGAAACGCCGGCCCGGAGGCACTTCAGGTCCTGGTGGACGAGGGGGCGCTGATCCGTCTGAAGGACGGCATGGTCTATCACCAGGGAGCCCTTGATGAGGCCCGCAGCCAGCTGGAGGCCCACCTGATGGAGCACGAGGAAATCTCGGCCGCAGAGTTCCGCGACCTGCTCGGCATCACGCGCAAGCACGCCATCCCGCTGCTCGAGTATTTCGACACCGCCCGCGTCACCCTCCGCGTCGGTGACAAGC harbors:
- the selB gene encoding selenocysteine-specific translation elongation factor encodes the protein MKHIIIGTAGHIDHGKTSLVRALTGTDTDRLKEEKERGITIELGFAQLDLGEIHAGVVDVPGHERFIKNMLAGAGGIDLVMLVVASDEGVMPQTREHLAICRLLGVKTGLIAMTKTDMVDAEWTELVRDDLAEFVKGTFLEKRPVVPVSAQTGAGLDDIRRVIAELAEEMNPKSDAGIFRLPIDRVFTMRGFGAVVTGTLFSGSVAVGDQVVVYPGGREVRVRGLQAHGETVERAGAGTRTAVNLQGVDREEVLRGDVLGHPGELKPTYMLDLKLEHLEDAPRPLKNRDRVRFHAGTSEIMGRLSIIGGDTIEPGGSGYAQIRLESPVALLPRDRFVIRSYSPMITIGGGEILDVMPQKHRRLRPASIALLESLAGTDEIGRLKTLLGLTGGAGADVRALMGCLTLTRKELFRELEALAERGEVRIIDKETGLALTSESFRALQENIRKTLANYHRTNPLRPGAPREEVRGKAGGAREGVFGAALAELAAGGEVREEGATLRLASHEVQVGGELAKVKDKLAEAFRAARFQPPAMEEAFGAAGAKGNAGPEALQVLVDEGALIRLKDGMVYHQGALDEARSQLEAHLMEHEEISAAEFRDLLGITRKHAIPLLEYFDTARVTLRVGDKRVLRNRSEKKSAPQGDYFVF